In Novosphingobium sp. 9U, a single genomic region encodes these proteins:
- a CDS encoding site-specific integrase translates to MRGKLHAGILKTEKTFREAATQFLREYEIITEGQRSKRWTEGHGIRLRVHLLPFLGDLGLSEITPGKVQEYRVHRMSPRGVANPHSKSNRPVSDKAPAWKTLHNEIVTLRLVLRTAVSHGWLSHLPDISSPYRASNKVEHRPWFSPAEYKQLYKATGAYAKEPFHAHFRWNAEQVHDYVLFMANTGLRPDEASNLEHRDVEVVIDDETGQQILEIEVRGKRGVGFCKSMPNAVRPYERLLSRPKPVRGESRRDGQRRRRVGIVEAPAAPAAELPKPIDKVFPGNHLRLFNGVLDRAELKFDRDGKARTAYSLRHTYICLRLMEGADVYAVARNCRTSVEMIQKHYAAHIKNMISAASVNVRKTRPKRRQRSAPVQFEDDDLVEA, encoded by the coding sequence ACCTTCCGGGAGGCAGCGACCCAGTTCCTGCGTGAGTATGAGATCATCACCGAAGGGCAACGCAGCAAGCGTTGGACCGAGGGGCATGGCATCAGGCTCAGAGTCCATCTCCTGCCGTTCCTGGGCGACCTCGGCCTGTCCGAGATCACGCCAGGCAAGGTCCAGGAGTACCGGGTCCACCGGATGTCGCCGCGCGGCGTGGCCAACCCACATTCGAAAAGCAACAGACCGGTTTCGGACAAGGCGCCTGCCTGGAAGACCCTTCACAACGAAATCGTGACCCTGCGCCTGGTGCTCCGCACGGCAGTGAGCCATGGTTGGCTCTCGCACCTCCCCGACATCTCCAGTCCATACAGAGCATCGAACAAGGTGGAGCATCGGCCGTGGTTCAGCCCGGCCGAGTACAAGCAGCTCTACAAGGCGACCGGAGCCTACGCCAAGGAGCCGTTCCATGCGCACTTCCGCTGGAATGCTGAGCAGGTGCACGACTATGTTCTGTTCATGGCCAACACCGGCTTGCGGCCGGACGAAGCTTCCAATCTCGAGCATCGCGACGTTGAGGTCGTCATCGACGATGAGACGGGTCAGCAAATCTTGGAGATCGAGGTGCGTGGCAAGCGCGGCGTGGGTTTCTGCAAGTCTATGCCTAACGCCGTGCGCCCCTATGAGCGACTGCTCAGCCGGCCCAAGCCTGTGCGCGGTGAGAGCCGCCGCGATGGGCAGCGCCGTCGCAGGGTAGGGATCGTCGAAGCACCGGCAGCGCCTGCAGCGGAGCTGCCCAAACCCATCGACAAGGTCTTCCCGGGCAACCACCTGAGGCTATTCAATGGGGTGCTCGATCGCGCGGAGCTCAAGTTTGATCGCGACGGTAAGGCGCGAACGGCGTACTCGCTGCGGCACACGTACATCTGCTTGAGGCTGATGGAGGGCGCGGATGTCTACGCTGTTGCGCGCAACTGTCGCACCAGCGTCGAGATGATCCAGAAGCATTATGCGGCCCACATCAAGAACATGATCAGTGCCGCTTCGGTTAACGTGCGAAAAACCAGGCCGAAGCGCCGGCAAAGAAGCGCTCCTGTCCAGTTCGAAGATGACGATTTGGTTGAGGCTTGA